TAGGAGATAGTTGTTCTCACTTCAAAACTCACAACGCAGGTAGGGATAATTTCAACAAGCAAGACAGGTAACCTTTTTAGTTTCTTTGGTATTATACATACAACAAGGTATTTTATATGTCACAAACTCTTAAACTTGCAAACCCTGGCCCTCTTGGCTTAATGGGTTTTGGTATGACAACCATTTTGCTTAATATCCATAATGCAGGTTTCTTCCCAATGAGCGCGATGATCTTAGCGATGGGCCTTTGTTACGGTGGTCTAGCACAAGTGATTGCCGGTATCCTTGAGTTTAAAAAAGGTAATACGTTTGGTCTTACTGCCTTTACTTCTTATGGATTTTTCTGGATAAGCTTAGTTGTCCTTATTGTATTTCCAACATTAGGCCTTGCTGACGCAACACCTGCTGGATTCATGGGCTGTTACTTAACAATGTGGGGCATTTTCACCGCCTTTATGTTTGTTGCTACATTACGTATTAACCGTGGTTTACAGTTTATTTTTGCAAGCTTAACGTTGTTATTTGCTTTACTTGCAGCACACGCATTTACTGGGATCCAATGGATAGGACACCTTGCAGGTTATGAAGGTATTATTTGTGGCGCCAGTGCTATTTATGTTGCGATGGCAGAAGTTATCAATGAACAATACGGACGTACTATATTACCGATTGGTAAAGTATAACTTTATTAAAATATCTCTAAAAAAACCGAGTGAAAACTCGGTTTTTTTTACTTTATTTTTTCTTATAGCAGCTGAAATCTATCGATACAATCTTCAGCTTTGTGCATAATGCATTTCCCATCGTTTAAAAATATAAATAACAGAAAATGTTAAACACATATATAAAACAGCAGCTGCTAAATAAGCTTCAAAAGGCGCATAATAACGCGAGTTCACCACACGAGCAGCCCCTGTAATATCAACAATCGTCACTAGACCGGTGATCGCACTACCGTGGATCATAAAAATAATTTCATTACTATAAACGGGTAATGCTCGGCGCAATGCATTAGGCAATGTAATACGCTTTAATATCAGCCATGCGCTCATACCATACGCTTTAGCTGCTTCAAGTTCCCCTTTGGGCATAGTGACTATCACCCCTCGCACAATCTCTGCAGTATAAGCGCCCGTATTTAGGGTTAGCGCCAATAGAGCACAAAACCATGCTTCTTGAAAATACTCCCACAACCAACTATCACGTAAAGCCTCAAATTGCCCACTGCCATAATAAATAATAAATAATTGGATCAATAAAGGCGTGCCCCTAAAAAAATACATATAAAGATGTACGGGGACTTTAAGTATCTTACATTGCGAGCTACAAATGATGCCCGCCGGAATGGCGATAAACAACCCTAAAATAAGCGCAGTCCCAACAAGGTGCACCGTCGTCCACGCCCCCTGTAAATAAAACGAATATTCATTAACAAAAATTGAAAAATCCATTTCTACCTCACTTTTATGCTATATCGATGCTCAGCCCACTTTAAAAAAACACTTGAAACTGAAGTAAAAAAAAGAAAAATAAACGCAATTGCCAAATAAAAAGTAAAGGGTTGTTGCGTAGCACCCGCAGCATCACCTGCAATTTTAACCATATCTTGCAAACCAATAACCGACACTAACGCAGTCGCTTTTAATAAGACTAACCAATTATTGCCAATGCCCGGCAATGCATGGCGCATCATTTGCGGAAATAGCACACGGCTAAACACTTTATATTGACTCATTCCATAGGCTCTAGCTGCTTCTATTTGCCCTTTATCGACGGCCAAAATGGCGCCCCTAAAGGTTTCCGTCATATAGGCCCCAAAGATAAAACCAATGGTGACAATACCTGCAAAATATGGACTTATATCAATATAATCGGGTAAAAATCCATACCATTGATGGCTTGAGTCAAAGCGCGTTATCAATGAATTTAAGTTTTCATTAATCCAATAACTCATATTATTTACTAAGATTTGCCCACCAAAAAAGATAAGTAACATCAGGATAAGATCAGGGATCCCGCGAATGAGTGTGCTGTATAGTGTCGCACAATACCTTAACGTTACCGATGAAGATAACTTTGCCAAGGCTCCTATCAAGCCTAAAAAAAGCGCTAACAGCAACGACAATAATGCAACTTGTATAGTCAGCCATGCACCCGCAATTAATATCTGTTGATAATTTTGTAATTCATGCATACGTTTTCTTATTGCTAAAGCCGTAAAAATTAATTTTTACGGCTTAGTGAATCGATTATTGCGCGCTACCATAGATATCAAAACTAAAGTATTTATCTTGTATTTTCTGATAAGTTCCATCTGCACGTACGGCTTCTATCGCACGGTTAAACTGCTCTACAAGATCTTTATCTTGTTTACGAATAGCAATACCCGCACCTTCGCCAAACCACTTCGGATCGTTAAGTTTAGGGCCTACAAAATTAAATTTATCGCCACCCTTCTTACCCAACAAGCCATCCGTAATCGCAGCTGAGTCAGCTAATACATAATTTAAACGTCCTGATTTTAAATCCAAATAAGCATCATTGGCAGAGCCATAACGCATTATTTTTGCATCTGGATAATTATCTGAAACATAAGTATCCATCGAACTTGCACGTTGTACACCTATTTTTTTACCTGACATAAATGCATTTGTTTCTTCGTATAGCGTGCCTTTTAGTGCCACAAATCGTGCCGGAATATGCTGATATTTATCCGTAAACGCTACTTTTTTAAGTCGCGCTTCGGTGATATCCATCGTCGCAATAATGGCATCAAATTTACGCGCTAATAACGCAGGAATAATGCCATCCCAGTCTTGTTTGATATAAGTACATTTAGCGTTCATCTTTTCACACAATGCATTGGTTAAATCAATATCGAACCCACTCACACTGCCATCCGCTTCAGTGATAGCAAAAGGTGGATAAGCACCTTCAACCCCTACTCGGATCTCTTTCCACTCTTTGGCCTGTACAACATTGACTGATAATACGAATAAAGCAACCAGCACATGTGCCAGAGATATGTGTATTTTTTTCATTTACTATCCTTTTTAAATATAAGTTATGCGTTATAAATAACCGTGATAAAACATCACAGTAGTTGATGTACTGCCTATTTATCTGACTAAAATATGTACTATAAAACCAGCCTTCATTTCATTTTTCGATTAGTAAACAGATGATATAAATTGTTTAAAACGTACTGAGGATGGATTCTCAAAAATGATCTCAGGTTTACCCTGCTCTTCTATGACCCCTTGATGTAAAAAAATAACCTTACTTGATACTTCTCGTGCAAACGCCATTTCGTGGGTCACGACCAACATCGTGCGGCCTTCATCGGCCAGATCTCGCATCACATTTAACACGTCTCCAACTAATTCAGGATCTAATGCCGAAGTGGGTTCATCAAAAAGCATGACTTCAGGCTCAACCGCCAGTGCACGAGCTATCGCGACGCGTTGTTGTTGTCCTCCCGAGAGTTGTCCTGGAAAATAATCTTTACGCTCATAGAGTCCCACTCGATGTAAGATTTCTTCCGCTTTCATAATGGCCTCTTTTTTAGGCACCCCCAAAACATGTATCGGTGCTTCAATCACGTTTTCTAGCGCCGTCATATGCGACCATAAATTAAAGCCTTGAAAAACCATTGCTAAGCGCGAACGAAGACGCTGAACTTGTTTTATGGAAACGGCAACCGGCCCCGCATTTTTATCTTCACGCATTTCGATTAATTCACCTTTCACATATATTTCACCCGATGAGGGTGTCTCTAAAAGGTTAATACAGCGTAACAACGTACTTTTACCCGATCCCGATGCCCCCAAAATAGAGATAACATCGCCTTGATAAGCATCAAGATTAATGCCTTTTAACACCTCATGATCTGCAAATGACTTATGCAGGTTTTTTATTTTTAACGTCGCTATGGGCATAATTAAAATTCGCTTTTTATCTAAACGTAAACATTGATGCACTTTCTCGTTAGCAAAACGAGAAAGTGCATATCTACTTATAATCCGTGAATAAGTATTCAATAATAAAGAGTAGAAAACAAGCCTTTAAAACAAATAAACCAATAAAGATTTATTTTTTATTATTTATTTACACTTTAAAGGTGGATCACAAAAAGAATTATCATTAAAAAACTTATCATAAAATCATGTTTCTTAATGATAAGACTGATACTCTGAATTTAACAAACGAATACACAGCCAAAAAAATAGAATAAAAACCCTTTGTTATCAACGCGTTTATTTTTATGTTGTATTTTAAATAATTTACATCTGGAATTATCTATTCGATATCATTTTAATGAAAATCACAACAATCAGATGTTTACCTGTTTTTAGAGAGGATCAAACACAAAACAACAAATCTTTTATAGACCTTATTTTTACAGACTTTGTTTTTGACTTTATTTTAAAATGCAATGTTATGCACTTTACTTTAGGGGTAGAAAAAGAAGATAAGGAGGATATTAACGCATTTTTGTATGATAAATAATATCGAAGCCTCTGAGCCTCCAAGATGTATTATCCGCAAACAAAATTGGACGTCGCTCTAAGGCAAAAATGAAATAAGAGGGCTCTATACCCTATTTTATAACCCAACATATCAATAACACCCAAATAAGACGTACAGCCCTGCAGTCGTTCTATTAAAGAGCGCATGCTGCCTACAGACAATAAAAAGGGAATAACGATCAGATAGATATATATGAACGGTTATCTAAGCAAGCGCTAGATAAAGCATAGAGAGATAATATGGCGGTAAAGATAAAAATTAAAAAATGGCTGAGGAGTATTTTCATATGATGAGGATACGTATTATGTCACAGGTCAAGTCGTACGGATCGCGCGCAGATACAATTAAAAGTATTTCTCCTTTTATAGGCAATAAAAAAGCAAGCCGAAGCTTGCTTTAAATCAGTTCTAATAGGTTAATGCATTAAGCTACAGGTGCATCTTTCTTTTCAGCTGCTTCTTTAATACTTAAACGTACGCGACCTTGACGATCAACTTCAAGTACTTTCACTTTAACTTCTTGACCTTCTTTCAAGTAATCAGATACTTTCTGTACACGCTCTTCACAGATTTGTGAGATATGTACTAAACCATCTTTACCAGGAAGAATGTTAACGAAAGCACCAAAATCAGCTAGACGTACCACTTTACCAGTGTAAATCGTACCTACTTCAACTTCAGCCGTTAATGTTTTAATACGGTTGATAGCATCTTCAGCTTGCTCTGCTGATGTTGCTGCAATTTTAACAGTACCATCATCTTCGATTTCAATCGTTGTACCCGTTTCTTCACAAAGAGCACGGATAGTTGCGCCGCCTTTACCAATAACGTCACGGATTTTATCCGTTGGGATTTTGATAGTATGAATACGCGGTGCAAATTCAGAAATATCAGCACGACCTTCAGAAATCGCTTCATCCATCACAGATAAGATATGTAAACGCGCAGCTTTCGCTTGGTTTAATGCAATTTGCATGATCTCTTTAGTGATACCTTCAATTTTGATATCCATTTGTAATGCCGTAATACCTTCAGAGGTACCCGCCACTTTAAAGTCCATATCACCAAGATGATCTTCATCACCTAAGATGTCAGAAAGAACAA
The sequence above is a segment of the Psychromonas sp. CNPT3 genome. Coding sequences within it:
- a CDS encoding acetate uptake transporter encodes the protein MSQTLKLANPGPLGLMGFGMTTILLNIHNAGFFPMSAMILAMGLCYGGLAQVIAGILEFKKGNTFGLTAFTSYGFFWISLVVLIVFPTLGLADATPAGFMGCYLTMWGIFTAFMFVATLRINRGLQFIFASLTLLFALLAAHAFTGIQWIGHLAGYEGIICGASAIYVAMAEVINEQYGRTILPIGKV
- a CDS encoding ABC transporter permease, giving the protein MDFSIFVNEYSFYLQGAWTTVHLVGTALILGLFIAIPAGIICSSQCKILKVPVHLYMYFFRGTPLLIQLFIIYYGSGQFEALRDSWLWEYFQEAWFCALLALTLNTGAYTAEIVRGVIVTMPKGELEAAKAYGMSAWLILKRITLPNALRRALPVYSNEIIFMIHGSAITGLVTIVDITGAARVVNSRYYAPFEAYLAAAVLYMCLTFSVIYIFKRWEMHYAQS
- a CDS encoding ABC transporter permease; the protein is MHELQNYQQILIAGAWLTIQVALLSLLLALFLGLIGALAKLSSSVTLRYCATLYSTLIRGIPDLILMLLIFFGGQILVNNMSYWINENLNSLITRFDSSHQWYGFLPDYIDISPYFAGIVTIGFIFGAYMTETFRGAILAVDKGQIEAARAYGMSQYKVFSRVLFPQMMRHALPGIGNNWLVLLKATALVSVIGLQDMVKIAGDAAGATQQPFTFYLAIAFIFLFFTSVSSVFLKWAEHRYSIKVR
- a CDS encoding ABC transporter substrate-binding protein, which translates into the protein MKKIHISLAHVLVALFVLSVNVVQAKEWKEIRVGVEGAYPPFAITEADGSVSGFDIDLTNALCEKMNAKCTYIKQDWDGIIPALLARKFDAIIATMDITEARLKKVAFTDKYQHIPARFVALKGTLYEETNAFMSGKKIGVQRASSMDTYVSDNYPDAKIMRYGSANDAYLDLKSGRLNYVLADSAAITDGLLGKKGGDKFNFVGPKLNDPKWFGEGAGIAIRKQDKDLVEQFNRAIEAVRADGTYQKIQDKYFSFDIYGSAQ
- a CDS encoding ABC transporter ATP-binding protein, which encodes MPIATLKIKNLHKSFADHEVLKGINLDAYQGDVISILGASGSGKSTLLRCINLLETPSSGEIYVKGELIEMREDKNAGPVAVSIKQVQRLRSRLAMVFQGFNLWSHMTALENVIEAPIHVLGVPKKEAIMKAEEILHRVGLYERKDYFPGQLSGGQQQRVAIARALAVEPEVMLFDEPTSALDPELVGDVLNVMRDLADEGRTMLVVTHEMAFAREVSSKVIFLHQGVIEEQGKPEIIFENPSSVRFKQFISSVY